The following DNA comes from Spirulina major PCC 6313.
AACCCCAGCCCGCCCCGGCAACCCCACCCCTCCGCCTCACCCCAGAACAACGATTGATCGCCGCCATTCAAGACCAAGTCGCGGAAATCACTAACCAATATGCCGAGGGTTTAATTCGCTCGATTCAAGCGGATTTTCTCAGCAGTCGTTTGGTGGTGACGGTGGGAGAAGCATGGTATGGCCTAGAAGCGCGGCGACAGGATCAAGTAGCCAATGAGGTATTGGTGCGATCGCGCCGTCTTGACTTCAGTCAAGTGGAATTGCTCGACGAAAACGGCGACCAAGTGGCCCGTAATCCGATCGTCGGCAGTGAAATGGTCATTCTCCAACGCAGTCCACTCCAAGAAGCGATCGCGCTTCCGTAATTCATCCGCATTTCTGAATTAAGCCGATGTACTACTTTGCCGAAAAATATATTAATCCGTTTACGGACTATGGGTTTAAAAAACTCTTTGGTGAAGAACCCAATAAGGATTTATTGCTGGATTTTCTAAATGAATTATTGAAAGATGAACAAGGGAAAATTACCCAACTCAACTACATCAAAAATGAGCAACTCGGCGCAACCAGTGTAGACCGCAAAGCCATTTTTGATCTGTACTGTGAAAATGAGCGGGGGGAAAAGTTCATTGTGGAACTGCAAAAGAGTCAACAGGACTTTTTTAAAGACCGCACGGTGTACTATTCCACATTCCCCATCCAAGAGCAAGCCCTCAGAGGGCAGTGGAACTATGAACTGAAGGCGGTTTATGCGATCGCGATCCTTGACTTCGTCTTTGAAGCCGATCGTGATAATCCTAATAAATATCGCTATGATGTCCAACTCACGGACATTGAAACCTGTCAAGTTTTCTATGATAAATTGACGTTTATTTATCTAGAGATGCCGAAGTTTAATAAAAGCTTGGCAGAACTGGAAACCCGATTTGATAAGTGGTTGTATTTGTTGCGCAACCTGACGCGGCTCCAAGGTGTGCCGCTGGAATTACAGGAAGAAATCTTTGAGAAAGCCTTTGAAGTGGCGGAAATTGCCCAGTTCAACCCGGAACAAGTCCGCTCCTATCAAGACAGCTTGAAATATTATCGTGATTTGCAAAACTCGATTGATACCGCCCATCGGCAAGGCCGGGAAGCAGGGATCGCCCAAGGAATCGAGGCGGGGATTGAACAGGGCATTGAACAGGGGATTGAACAGGGCATTGAACGGGGCATTGAACAGGGCATCCGACAAGTTGCGATCGCAGGTATTCAGCGCGGTCTCACGGATGATCTGCTGATCACGTTAACCGGCTTAACCCTGGAGCAGGTGCAGGAGTTGCGATCAGAGTTGCCGCCCCCGCCAGCCCCGGATTAACGACGGGGGAGGAATGCACCGGCGGGGCGCACCGTGCCCGCCCGACAGTCCCGCAGCCAGAGTTGAATGGCTTGGCCGATCACGCCGTTGCTGGTTTCGCGGGGGGGGAGGGGTTCGCTGCTGGTGTTGTCGCTGAAGCGGGTGAAGAGGTAGACGGAATACCAGCCTTGGGGGGTGGGGGTGAGAAAGAGCCAGTGATAGTGCTGCTGGGTGGTGGCGCGATCGCCACTAAACTGCTGCTCTAGGGTCGTGAAAAACACCTGTTTTGTGGGGTCATCGGGGAGAGGGTCACGACCGAGGGGGAGGGGTTCAAACTCGGCCCGGCCGGCGATCTGGACATAGGTAGCCCTGTCAAGGTTCGTGGCGGCTTCGCGGTCGAGGCGGCGCGATCGCTGAATCACACGATTGGCATAACTGGGCAAGTCCTTCAGGAGTTGCGTCGTTAACGGTTCCACCGTCTCCGGGCAAGTCCAGGCCGTCGCCGCCACCGGTTCCACCGAGGGAGCTTCTAGGCTCAATAGGGCCATTAATAGGCTGTCGAGCATGGCACGTTCCCCCTACAACATGGACGAGAGAATTTGATAAATCAGGCGGAATAGAGCCGTCACCAGCACCACCACCGCCCCCGCTAGCACCGCCAGGAACACATACCCCAACACACCACTGAGGGACAACGTCGTTAAGACCGCTTGCAGGGCGGCACTGCGATGAAACCAAGGAACTACCCTCACCAGTGCGACCGTGATTCCCCCCAGAATCGCAAAATCCCACTTTTCCAAGGCCCGCCGACTTTGGGCGTAGATCAACCCCCCCATGGACATCCCCCACAACCCAATACTGATCGGGGTGATCCCATTAACGAGGCTGATCGAGATCATCAAGAGTAAGGCCCCTTCAAACCCCGTAAAGGCGGAACTGGCGAGAATTTCCACTAACCCAAACTTGGGGGTGGAGCGGCGTGATGGGGCTGGGGTTGGTGGGATGGGGGCCGGTGGGGGGCCAGGTTGGGCAAGATTCGGGGCTGGGGCGGGGGGGGCTTGAGTGACAGTGGACTGAGATGCGGGGGCGACGGGGGGCGGGGGGGGCGCTGGGGTGGGGCTGCTGCGGGCGGCGGGGGTGTGGTTGAGGAGCAGCAGCACATCATCGGCGGATTGGAAGCGGTCTTTCGGGGTGGGGCGTAGCATTTTTTCGAGGATGGCGGCGGTGCGATCGCCCACCTGGGGTGCATGTTCGCGCCAAGTCCAACAATTGTTATAGGTGTCAAACAATTGATCCGACGCTTTCCCCGTCACCAACACTAAACAGGTCGCCCCCAATGCGTAGAGATCGGTCGAGGGATAGACTTGCGACCCTTGCATCTGTTCCGGGGGGGCAAAGCCCATGGAATAAATGCCCGTCGAATGTCCTGAGCCGGCACTCCCCGCCGTCACCTGTTTCACCGCCCCAAAATCCAGCAAATACAACCGCCCTTTGGTCGTGCGCATAATATTCGAGGGCTTGATATCGCGGTGAATCACGCCGCGCCCATGGACAAAGGACAACACATTGAGAATTTCCCGTAACACTTCTAGCATTTCGGCTTCGCTGTAGTTCCCCTTCGCGGCGAGTTCATGCTCTAAATCTTGACCATCAATAAATTCCTGAACGAGATAGAAAAATTGCTCGTCTTTGTTGCCTTGGCGATCGGGAATCACGAGGGGAAAGAAGGCAAAGGAGTCGGGAATTTGGCGGTGTTCACGGCCGAGGTCTTCTAAAACAGCCGCTTCCCGCTCAAAAAGACCTTGGGCAATTTCGAGTTGTTGCGCTGAAAGATTACCGGCGGGTTGAAATTGTTTAACGACGCAGTTGCGGAGGGAGGTGGTGTAGCGATCGCAAGCCAAAAATGCCGCCCCAAACCCCCCTTGGCCCAAAAGCTGCGTCGGTAGATAACGCCCCCCCAAAATCAACGGCATCCCGCACTGGGTGCAAAACTTTTGTTGAGTGGTTTTTAAGGTATTGGCATCATCAAGGTCAGCAAAATGATTACGGGAACCACAACTTGGACGGGTACAAAGAATTTCCATGAACTGCCAAACACCAAAAGAAATACGGGCGCGATCAATCCCACTCAAGATCAAGCGATTCGACCTCTAGCCTAGCTAGACGAGGGGAAATGTTCAATATAGCAATCCTATTTAAGTTTGAAACCCTCAGCCTTGAAAAACAAGGGGCTTAAGCCCCTGGCCTGTCCCGATCTGATTGAGGATTGCTATGTTATTAGCTGTCAGACATTGCGACTTGGCCCTTAGAACAGAGCATGGGAACGCTTACTCTTTGGTTTCAACGGCTAAGACGGGGGGCGTTTCGGGAGTGGGGTCGGCGGCGGGTTCAAAGAGTGAAAAATTCCCCTGGGTCGAAAATTCTGGCAAAATTTCCTTGACAAAGGCTTCAGCAGCCTTGGAGCGGTAGCGGCTGGGGTTAATAATCACCGCTAAGGTACGCCGCACCACCATATTGTCAATGGTCGCCCGGTGCAACACGTTCATCTTGAGTTCTTTCTCAATGGCGGAAATCGAAACAAAGGCGGCCCCCAATCCCGACTGCACCGCATTCTTGATCGCCTCAATGGAATTGAGTTCCATTTCCACCTTGAGGCGTTTGGGGTCAAGATTAGAGCGGGTTAAGACTTGGTCGATCACTTTGCGGATCGTGGATTGGGAGTCAAGGGCGATGAAGTTGAGGCGATAGAGATCCTCGCGCTGGATCGTTTCGACGGTGGCGAGGGGATGATTCACCGGCAGGATTAAGGCTAATTCATCTTCGGCGTAGGGGCGGACATGGAGGGTGTCTTGGAGTTCGGCGGGCACTTCACCGCCGATGATGGCGAGATCCACTTGGCCATTGGAGACACTCCAGGAGGTGCGGCGGGTGGAATGAACTTGGAGCTGAACGGAAACATCGGGGTAGCGTTGGCGAAATCGGCCAATCATCCGAGGCAGGAGATAGGTTCCGGTGGTTTGGGAGGCTCCGACGATCAATGTGCCGCCTTGGAGATTTTGGAGGTCTTCGATCGCCCGGCAGGTTTCTTGGCAAAGGCTGAGAATTTTTTCGCCGTAGTTGAGGAGAAGATGTCCGGCTTCGGTCATTTGAGCACGACGGCCACCCCGGTCAAACAGGGGCACGTCCATTTGGCGTTCAAGGTTTTGGACTTGGAGACTGACGGCGGGTTGAGAGACGTAAAGGCTATCGGCCGCACGTTTAAAACTGCCTTCGGTTGCGATCGCTTTGAGGATGCGCAGTTGATCCAGGGTGAACGGAATTTCAGACATACTTGTCCACGAGAGCGTGAGGAAAAGTGATGGAAACTCCCTTTAACCCATGCGCTTTGATTTACTTCTTTTATCAAAAACTTGAGGTTAATTAAGAGAATCTCCCTTAGACAATGACAGTATCATAAGTCGGGATCAACTTCTGTGATATTGATTAGTATTACTTAACAAAGCGTAGTGATTAACGTTAAAGTGGTCAAAGGATGAAGGGCTGTAAATCATTGAATCCATTAACTTTAATCAATAAATTTATGAATGTTGCGTGGTGGACAACGAGTCATACGGTGATGGCGGCCTTGCTGATCGGATTTGCGATCGCCCATAGCGGTCTTGCTGCCCTGCGACCCTGGGGCGAAGGGCTGATCGGGGCCCGTCTCTATCGCGTCGGCTTTGCCCTCGTGAGTATTCCCTTTGCCACGGTGTTGATCATCTACTTCTTTAACCATCGCTACGACGGGGCGACCCTCTGGCAGGTGCAAGGTGTGGCTGGTGTGCAGGCGACGGTGTGGATTTTGAGCGCGATTTCCTTTTTGTTTCTCTATCCCGCCACGTTTAATCTGCTCGAAATTGCCGCGATCGCTAAACCCGAAGTCCACCTCTACGAAACCGGCATCATTCGCATCACCCGCCACCCCCAAATGGTGGGCCAGGTGATCTGGTGCATCGCCCATACCCTCTGGCTCGGCACCACCTTCACCCTCGTCACCTCCCTCGGCCTGATCGCCCACCATGTTTTCGCCGTCTGGCACGGTGACTATCGCCTCGCCCAGAAGTACGGCGAGGCCTTCATTGCCGCGCGCGATCGCACCTCCGTCATCCCCTTCCGTGCCATCCTCGACGGTCGCCAAACCCTCCACCTCAAGGAATTCCTCAAACCCGCCTACCTCGGAGTCAGCGCCTTCATCGCCCTCCTCTGGTGGGGACACCCCTGGTTAATGGTCATGACCGCCAAAGTTCCCTGGTAGCCCAGCAAAATCCCGCCCCGATTGAATGCCTACGATATAATTTGTTACGAAGCCTAACGCAAACTAACCCCATGAGCGATCCCGTCACCCGTGCTTTCTTTGTTGGCCGCGCCCTCGCCTCCGTCTTAGGCGAAAAAGTCGAAGCCGCCTTCACAGATACCCTCAGCAATATCGGTAAATTTGAAGCCGAGCAACGCGAAAACATCCGCCAACTCACCACCGAAGTGATGAGCCGCGCCGATTATGACCTCGGCAACTTTGACCCCACTGCCGCCGAATCTCCCGCATCCCATCCCCCCCAGCGTCCGGCGGATCTCCAAGAAACCATCGACGACCTGCGGGCCGAAATTGCTCGCCTCCGCTCAGCCCTCACCACCCATCGCACCTAGATCCCATCGTCCCATGAGGCTAGAGTCCCCCAAACTCGTGCCTCCTCCGCTGATTTAAATTCTGTTAATAGTCCGTTGTTATTACCCCCCCTATAAAAAACCGCGTGTCTGCCCTTTCTCAACGATCGCTCCCCTACCCCTCTGACCTCAGCACCCCGGCCCAACCCGCCCAAATCGAAGCGGGCAAGGCGACCTATCGCTGGAATCGGGACAACTACTCCCCCATGCGCCGCCGCATGGACATTTGGCGGTTTGTCTTCACCTTCATCAGTGAACTGTGGTGGGATGCCAAAAAATGGACGTATCCCGGCGGTTACACCGACGAAAAACGCCGCATCCGTCGCCAAAAGCAAGCCGCCTGGGTGCGCGAAAGCTTCCTAGAACTGGGCCCCACCTTCATCAAGGTGGGTCAACTCTTCTCCACACGCGGGGATCTCTTCCCGATCGAATATGTGTCGGAACTCACCAAACTCCAAGACCGCGTCCCGGCTTTCTCCTTCGAGCGCGTCACCAGCATTATTGAAGCAGACACCGGCAAAACCATCGGCGAACTCTTCGCCAGTTTTGACCCGACTCCCCTCGCCGCCGCCAGTCTCGGCCAAGTTCACCGCGCCCAACTCCACACCGGCGAAGACGTGGTGGTCAAAGTCCAGCGCCCCGGCCTGAAAAAACTCTTTACCATTGACCTCGCCATCCTGAAACGGATCACGCAATATTTCCAAAATCATCCCCGCTGGGGTCGGGGTCGCGATTGGCTGGGGATTTACGAAGAATGTTGCCGGATTTTGTGGGAAGAAACAGATTATCTCCTCGAAGGCCAGAGTGCCGATATGTTCCGGCGGCACTTTCGTGAGTTTGATTGGGTGCGAGTCCCAAAGGTATTTTGGCGCTATACCTCCCCCCGTGTTTTGACCTTGGAATATGTGCCGGGGATTAAGATTAGCCACTATGAAGCCTTAGAAGCCGCTGGGTTAGATCGTAAACGGTTGGCTCGTCAAGGGGCAGAGGCCTATTTACAACAATTGCTCAATAATGGGTTTTTCCATGCTGACCCCCACCCCGGTAATATTGCCGTGGCTCCTGATGGGGCGATGATTTTCTACGATTTCGGGATGATGGGGCGGATTAATGCCAATGTTCGCGCCGGGTTGATGGAGACGCTGTTTGGGATTGCGGAGAAGAATAGCGATCGCGTCATTGCCTCTTTAATCAAACTCGGTGCTCTCCAACCCATCGGCGACATGGGGCCCGTGCGGCGATCGGTGCAATATATGCTCGATAACTTCATGGACAAGCCCTTTGAGGAGCAGTCGATCAGCGCCATCAGTGATGACCTCTACGACGTGGCCTATGATCAGCCCTTCCGCTTTCCGGCCACCTTCACCTTTGTGATGCGGGCCTTTTCCACTCTCGAAGGCGTGGGCAAAGGTCTCGACCCTGAATTTAACTTTATGGAAGTGGCGAAGCCCTTTGCAATGGAAATCATGACCAACACCAACCCCAACAACGGCGGCAGCATCCTCGATGAACTGGGCCGCCAAGCGGCCCAAGTCAGCAGCACCGCCCTCGGCCTGCCCCGCCGTATCGAAGACACGATCGAAAAACTCGATCGCGGTGATATTCGGGTGCGGGTGCGATCGAGCGAGTCCGATCGCATCCTGCGCCGCTTGGGGATGGTGCAGATGCTCACCAACCACACCATCCTGCTCACGGGTTTGGTGATATCGGCGACCCTCTTCGTGGTCAATGATTTGATCATCCTAGCCGTGCTCGTCGCGTTGGCGGCGATTGGGGTTGGTGTGCTCCTGCTGCGATCGCTTCAAAAACTAAATCGTTACGATCGCTTACCATAATGTCCCACCCGTAACGGAGGGGATTAGAATCGCAGTTAATATTACTTACGCAAAAGTTGGGCTATGGCACGTCGCTTTACGGGGCTTACAGACACAGGGATTGTCCGCTCAGTCAACCAAGATGATTTCTACATTGATCCTGAGGGACGATTTTTCATCGTTGCCGATGGCATGGGTGGCCACGCGGGGGGTCAAGAAGCGAGTCGCATCGCCACAGAAACGATCAAGACCTATCTTGACGAAAATTGGAACGCCACCATTACCACCCCAGAACTCCTCGAAAAGGCAATCTGGGAAGCCAATCAAGACATCCTCGATGATCAAGACACCCACCCCGAACGGGCAGACATGGGCACTACCGTCGTGGTCTTGGTGTTCCGAGAGGATCGGCCTTGGTGTGCCCATATTGGCGATTCTCGCTGTTACCGCCTGCGCCAGGATACGTTAGAGCAGATCACCGAAGATCAAACCTGGGTAGCACGGGCGATGAAAATGGGCGATCTCTCCCCAGAAGATGCCCGGAATCATCCCTGGCGGCATGTGCTGTCCCAATGCTTGGGGCGGCGTGACCTCAATCAATTGGATATTCAACAGGTGAAAATTCTGCCGGGCGATCGCTGTCTCCTCTGTAGCGACGGCCTCACCGAAGAAGTCCACGATCGCGAAATCTACACCCACCTCAGCAGCAACGACGACTGCGAAGCCGCCGCCACCGCCCTGATCAACGCCGCCAAAACCAACGGCGGCTCCGATAACATCACCGTCGTCATCCTCGCTGAAACCTGATCGCCGCCGTTGTTGCCCTTCCCGGAACCGGTGGGGTGTCGGTCCTGGGTCTCACGGAAGACAGCAGCCCACGTCTCCCCTGCACGCACCGATTGATCCCTCTGCTCACGTCCCTATGGTATCGCTGGCCCGTCGTAACCTGTTTGAAGATTTGCCTCGCTTCCTGGTGGCCCAGGCAGGCATTATGTTTGCGGTTAGCCTCGTCACGATTCAAACCGGAATTCTCCAAGGGTTCACCCGCTCCACCACCCTGTTGATCGATCAATCCAAAGCGGATCTATGGATTACCTCGGATCAGTTTGTCTATTTAGAACTGACCGAACCCATTGCCCTCGCCACCCTCAATATTGCCGCCGAGGTGGACGGAGTAGAAAAAGCGGAAGCGGTGATGCGAGGCTTTGGACGCTGGTATATTCCCAACGAGGAATTAACCTCAGTGCGGATTTTTGGGTTTGATCCCCAGGGGGAATTGTTCGTGCCGGGTATGCTCCAAGCGGGCAAAGTGGAGGATCTCACGCAGCCCGATACGATTCTCGTGGATCAAAGCAATTTGGATTCTTTGCATTTGGAGGGAGTGGGCGATCGCGCCCGCATCGACTCCCGCCCCACCACCGTCGTGGGAGTCACCAAAGACACCCAATCCATCGCCTCAAGCTCCTATATTTTCACCTCCCTGGAAAATGCCAACGCCTACACCAATTCAGGCTTTTCCTCCGAAGTGCAATGCCGCTATGACGAAGGCGACCTCAACTGCGTCAACACCTACACCGCCGACAATCCCCTCGCCACCCCCAACCCCCCCGCCCCCGAACCCCTCAACCAAGCCACCCCGATCACCTTCATTCTGATTAAAGCCACCGACCCCGAAAATTTAGAGGGCTTAAAAGCACGCCTCACGGATCAATTGCCCGGCACAAAAGTGTTTACCACCGCAGAACTTTCCGACATCACCCGCACCTATTGGCAACGCCGCACCGGCATCGGCTTTATTTTGGGACTGGGGACGGCGGTGGGGGTGATTGTGGGCATGGTAATTGTGGGACAAATTCTCTACGCTTCGGTATCCGACCACATTAAAGAATTCGGCACCCTCAAGGCCATGGGCGCGTCCGATCGCTTCATCTACAGCATCATCATTGAACAAGCCCTCTGGATGTCGGTGTTGGGCTATTTACCAGGGATGTCCCTTTGTTTGGGGGTGTCCTATTGGGCCCTCACCACCCAAGGCATTTTGATTTTAATTACGCCCCT
Coding sequences within:
- a CDS encoding Stp1/IreP family PP2C-type Ser/Thr phosphatase, translating into MARRFTGLTDTGIVRSVNQDDFYIDPEGRFFIVADGMGGHAGGQEASRIATETIKTYLDENWNATITTPELLEKAIWEANQDILDDQDTHPERADMGTTVVVLVFREDRPWCAHIGDSRCYRLRQDTLEQITEDQTWVARAMKMGDLSPEDARNHPWRHVLSQCLGRRDLNQLDIQQVKILPGDRCLLCSDGLTEEVHDREIYTHLSSNDDCEAAATALINAAKTNGGSDNITVVILAET
- a CDS encoding NnrU family protein, with product MNVAWWTTSHTVMAALLIGFAIAHSGLAALRPWGEGLIGARLYRVGFALVSIPFATVLIIYFFNHRYDGATLWQVQGVAGVQATVWILSAISFLFLYPATFNLLEIAAIAKPEVHLYETGIIRITRHPQMVGQVIWCIAHTLWLGTTFTLVTSLGLIAHHVFAVWHGDYRLAQKYGEAFIAARDRTSVIPFRAILDGRQTLHLKEFLKPAYLGVSAFIALLWWGHPWLMVMTAKVPW
- a CDS encoding Rpn family recombination-promoting nuclease/putative transposase, giving the protein MYYFAEKYINPFTDYGFKKLFGEEPNKDLLLDFLNELLKDEQGKITQLNYIKNEQLGATSVDRKAIFDLYCENERGEKFIVELQKSQQDFFKDRTVYYSTFPIQEQALRGQWNYELKAVYAIAILDFVFEADRDNPNKYRYDVQLTDIETCQVFYDKLTFIYLEMPKFNKSLAELETRFDKWLYLLRNLTRLQGVPLELQEEIFEKAFEVAEIAQFNPEQVRSYQDSLKYYRDLQNSIDTAHRQGREAGIAQGIEAGIEQGIEQGIEQGIERGIEQGIRQVAIAGIQRGLTDDLLITLTGLTLEQVQELRSELPPPPAPD
- a CDS encoding protein kinase domain-containing protein, with amino-acid sequence MEILCTRPSCGSRNHFADLDDANTLKTTQQKFCTQCGMPLILGGRYLPTQLLGQGGFGAAFLACDRYTTSLRNCVVKQFQPAGNLSAQQLEIAQGLFEREAAVLEDLGREHRQIPDSFAFFPLVIPDRQGNKDEQFFYLVQEFIDGQDLEHELAAKGNYSEAEMLEVLREILNVLSFVHGRGVIHRDIKPSNIMRTTKGRLYLLDFGAVKQVTAGSAGSGHSTGIYSMGFAPPEQMQGSQVYPSTDLYALGATCLVLVTGKASDQLFDTYNNCWTWREHAPQVGDRTAAILEKMLRPTPKDRFQSADDVLLLLNHTPAARSSPTPAPPPPPVAPASQSTVTQAPPAPAPNLAQPGPPPAPIPPTPAPSRRSTPKFGLVEILASSAFTGFEGALLLMISISLVNGITPISIGLWGMSMGGLIYAQSRRALEKWDFAILGGITVALVRVVPWFHRSAALQAVLTTLSLSGVLGYVFLAVLAGAVVVLVTALFRLIYQILSSML
- a CDS encoding ABC1 kinase family protein, which gives rise to MRRRMDIWRFVFTFISELWWDAKKWTYPGGYTDEKRRIRRQKQAAWVRESFLELGPTFIKVGQLFSTRGDLFPIEYVSELTKLQDRVPAFSFERVTSIIEADTGKTIGELFASFDPTPLAAASLGQVHRAQLHTGEDVVVKVQRPGLKKLFTIDLAILKRITQYFQNHPRWGRGRDWLGIYEECCRILWEETDYLLEGQSADMFRRHFREFDWVRVPKVFWRYTSPRVLTLEYVPGIKISHYEALEAAGLDRKRLARQGAEAYLQQLLNNGFFHADPHPGNIAVAPDGAMIFYDFGMMGRINANVRAGLMETLFGIAEKNSDRVIASLIKLGALQPIGDMGPVRRSVQYMLDNFMDKPFEEQSISAISDDLYDVAYDQPFRFPATFTFVMRAFSTLEGVGKGLDPEFNFMEVAKPFAMEIMTNTNPNNGGSILDELGRQAAQVSSTALGLPRRIEDTIEKLDRGDIRVRVRSSESDRILRRLGMVQMLTNHTILLTGLVISATLFVVNDLIILAVLVALAAIGVGVLLLRSLQKLNRYDRLP
- a CDS encoding ABC transporter permease, which encodes MVSLARRNLFEDLPRFLVAQAGIMFAVSLVTIQTGILQGFTRSTTLLIDQSKADLWITSDQFVYLELTEPIALATLNIAAEVDGVEKAEAVMRGFGRWYIPNEELTSVRIFGFDPQGELFVPGMLQAGKVEDLTQPDTILVDQSNLDSLHLEGVGDRARIDSRPTTVVGVTKDTQSIASSSYIFTSLENANAYTNSGFSSEVQCRYDEGDLNCVNTYTADNPLATPNPPAPEPLNQATPITFILIKATDPENLEGLKARLTDQLPGTKVFTTAELSDITRTYWQRRTGIGFILGLGTAVGVIVGMVIVGQILYASVSDHIKEFGTLKAMGASDRFIYSIIIEQALWMSVLGYLPGMSLCLGVSYWALTTQGILILITPLTAAGVLVVAMGMCVGSALFAIQKVTRVDPAIVFKA
- a CDS encoding DUF6825 family protein, yielding MSDPVTRAFFVGRALASVLGEKVEAAFTDTLSNIGKFEAEQRENIRQLTTEVMSRADYDLGNFDPTAAESPASHPPQRPADLQETIDDLRAEIARLRSALTTHRT
- a CDS encoding LysR family transcriptional regulator; the encoded protein is MSEIPFTLDQLRILKAIATEGSFKRAADSLYVSQPAVSLQVQNLERQMDVPLFDRGGRRAQMTEAGHLLLNYGEKILSLCQETCRAIEDLQNLQGGTLIVGASQTTGTYLLPRMIGRFRQRYPDVSVQLQVHSTRRTSWSVSNGQVDLAIIGGEVPAELQDTLHVRPYAEDELALILPVNHPLATVETIQREDLYRLNFIALDSQSTIRKVIDQVLTRSNLDPKRLKVEMELNSIEAIKNAVQSGLGAAFVSISAIEKELKMNVLHRATIDNMVVRRTLAVIINPSRYRSKAAEAFVKEILPEFSTQGNFSLFEPAADPTPETPPVLAVETKE